The following proteins come from a genomic window of Vallitaleaceae bacterium 9-2:
- a CDS encoding CD225/dispanin family protein — protein MYCTKCGAPLNEDAKFCTECGAAMETEEKVEEAVEEKAEEVAEEAAQAEVKEETEEVAKSEEAQAQESPVQEQQVDAPQTPPQPAYTQTPPQGSVNVNTTPFLVWSIINLVLCCFPIGIVGLVFTLNAGKATDQAAADEALKKAKTFNLIGTITGAVIFLVYILIIAGSVLSMGY, from the coding sequence ATGTATTGTACAAAATGTGGAGCCCCCCTCAATGAAGATGCAAAATTTTGCACTGAATGTGGAGCAGCAATGGAGACAGAAGAAAAAGTAGAAGAAGCAGTAGAAGAAAAAGCAGAAGAAGTAGCAGAAGAAGCGGCGCAAGCCGAGGTGAAAGAAGAAACAGAAGAAGTGGCTAAGTCAGAGGAAGCACAAGCACAAGAATCACCAGTGCAAGAGCAACAAGTCGATGCACCACAGACCCCACCACAACCTGCATACACCCAAACCCCACCACAAGGTAGCGTGAATGTGAATACAACGCCATTTTTAGTATGGTCAATCATTAACCTAGTCCTTTGTTGTTTTCCAATAGGAATTGTAGGTTTAGTATTTACACTAAATGCAGGAAAAGCAACAGATCAAGCGGCAGCGGACGAGGCGCTTAAAAAAGCAAAAACCTTCAACTTGATTGGAACAATAACAGGAGCGGTTATCTTCTTGGTATATATCCTTATAATTGCAGGTAGCGTTTTATCAATGGGATACTAA
- a CDS encoding DUF2752 domain-containing protein translates to MRIDIKSKKFRWFVGIAVPIIVLGLAAFLYVYGNPVPCYFRRWTGINCPGCGSGRAAFDIVHFRFLEAMGHNIMFVILMPFAAYYLLKIYLFIVIGRDVLPFFNFSYRQMRVIFIIIVAFFILRNIPVKPFNLLSQ, encoded by the coding sequence ATGCGAATTGATATAAAAAGTAAAAAATTCAGATGGTTTGTAGGTATTGCTGTCCCAATAATTGTGCTGGGACTAGCTGCATTTTTATATGTATATGGAAATCCAGTGCCTTGTTACTTTCGCAGGTGGACGGGAATTAACTGTCCAGGGTGTGGTAGCGGGCGTGCTGCCTTTGACATTGTGCATTTTCGTTTTTTAGAAGCGATGGGACACAATATTATGTTTGTGATTTTGATGCCGTTTGCGGCATACTATTTGTTAAAAATATATTTATTTATTGTTATTGGAAGAGATGTTTTACCGTTTTTTAACTTTTCATATAGACAAATGCGAGTTATTTTTATTATTATTGTAGCATTTTTTATTTTAAGAAATATACCGGTAAAACCATTTAATCTATTATCACAATAA
- a CDS encoding response regulator — translation MYRVMIIDDEVKIKKLLKLTIKWEMLGFEVVGEASSGIEAINIIDELNPDVLFVDIRMPFMDGIEFAKLAIERYPYLKIVMLTAFNDFDYARECIGIGVAKYLLKPINKTEINDALIHIKKELDRQEVHKAYERLEEINVSSMGKVREYIIQHYNEPEINLTSIALKFGFNPSYLSRAFKEEVGVAFTDFLNGCRMEYAISLSKENQYMYQVAEQVGIPDPNYFGKCFKKYTGQNFSEYAKKS, via the coding sequence ATGTATCGAGTGATGATTATTGATGATGAAGTCAAAATAAAAAAATTGTTAAAGCTAACGATAAAGTGGGAAATGTTAGGATTTGAAGTTGTCGGAGAAGCTTCTAGTGGTATAGAAGCAATTAACATCATTGATGAGCTTAACCCAGATGTTTTGTTTGTGGATATTCGTATGCCATTTATGGATGGCATAGAATTTGCAAAACTTGCTATTGAACGTTATCCGTACTTAAAAATCGTTATGTTAACAGCATTTAACGATTTTGATTATGCGAGAGAATGTATAGGAATCGGTGTTGCAAAATACTTGCTTAAACCAATCAATAAAACAGAGATTAATGATGCGTTGATTCATATAAAGAAAGAATTGGATCGGCAAGAAGTGCATAAAGCATATGAACGTCTTGAGGAGATTAATGTTTCTTCAATGGGAAAAGTTCGTGAATATATTATTCAACATTATAATGAACCAGAGATAAATCTAACCTCGATTGCATTAAAATTTGGATTTAATCCAAGTTACTTAAGTCGAGCGTTCAAAGAAGAGGTCGGTGTTGCTTTTACAGATTTTTTAAATGGATGCCGTATGGAATATGCCATCAGCTTGTCAAAAGAGAACCAATATATGTATCAAGTAGCAGAACAAGTCGGAATACCGGATCCCAACTATTTTGGAAAATGCTTTAAAAAGTATACAGGGCAAAATTTTTCGGAGTATGCAAAAAAATCATAG
- a CDS encoding histidine kinase — MIKRLKEQFNDLNLDKKVKYLFIVIIFMYLLVFYGIYAFIIQKSMIDYTVESNMNTLKSIGNNLNAEIESIDNMSQLIMTDKEVVAFLKAEEDDFYIQQEAVRAIYDTMNIFNHVSSVFVFQEDYDYVSSGIGVTYIDIDNFEELMKKVRPKAGGYHLAVNADGAVQRDIQWPVVSLVRTINDLETQKPIGTIMINLSIDMLDNTYRNMTSDNKSFCFFDIDGMALTKHNYHEALEQVEYTGEKYYQITLKNEGIVSYQLIEKTPFILKSFEKINFTQVLTKEAGKILALVFIVSAFAMVIIGLFITRYITHPIQRLAGAMKSVNTGWLRRVSLPLAHDEIGYLKDSYNDMLVEINKLIHELIEKEKSVQQAELDVLQEQIKPHFLYNTLDTIAYLALTQPSEQVYEAIDTLGKFYRKFLSRGSRAITIKDEVGIVKDYLTLQRLRYGDIFDDVYEVDAALENIRVPKLILQPLVENSLYHGVRLKGEKCIIKIQVFEENKNIHLVIFDSGVGMSTQRIAQIMEDSNQKSFGFKGTMERIQYFYNQKDVVEITSRVGEFTKVDIIIPKGGVQVDVSSDDY; from the coding sequence ATGATAAAACGACTAAAAGAGCAATTTAACGATTTAAACTTAGACAAAAAAGTTAAATATCTTTTTATCGTCATTATTTTTATGTACTTGCTTGTTTTTTATGGGATTTATGCTTTTATTATTCAAAAAAGCATGATTGATTATACAGTAGAAAGCAATATGAATACCCTAAAATCTATTGGGAACAACTTAAATGCTGAGATTGAAAGCATTGATAATATGAGTCAACTTATTATGACCGATAAAGAAGTGGTGGCTTTTTTAAAAGCAGAAGAAGATGATTTTTACATTCAACAAGAAGCGGTACGTGCCATTTACGATACCATGAATATTTTTAATCACGTATCTTCCGTTTTTGTATTTCAAGAAGATTATGACTATGTATCCTCAGGTATTGGCGTTACATATATAGATATTGATAATTTTGAAGAGTTGATGAAAAAAGTACGTCCCAAAGCAGGTGGCTATCACTTGGCGGTTAATGCGGATGGGGCTGTGCAACGCGACATTCAATGGCCGGTGGTTTCGCTGGTTCGTACGATTAACGACTTAGAGACACAAAAACCTATTGGGACGATTATGATCAATCTATCCATTGACATGCTGGATAATACATATCGCAATATGACGTCAGATAATAAGTCCTTTTGTTTTTTTGATATCGACGGCATGGCGTTAACCAAACATAACTATCATGAAGCATTAGAGCAAGTTGAATATACAGGTGAAAAATATTATCAAATCACATTAAAAAATGAAGGAATCGTCTCTTATCAACTTATAGAAAAGACGCCTTTTATTTTAAAATCTTTTGAAAAAATAAACTTTACACAAGTCTTGACAAAAGAAGCAGGAAAAATCCTTGCTCTTGTATTTATTGTATCTGCGTTTGCGATGGTAATCATAGGTCTATTTATTACACGCTATATTACCCACCCAATACAGCGATTAGCAGGAGCAATGAAATCGGTGAATACAGGATGGCTGCGGCGTGTCAGCCTTCCGCTTGCCCACGATGAAATCGGATATTTAAAAGATAGTTATAATGACATGCTCGTTGAAATCAACAAATTAATTCACGAACTCATTGAAAAAGAAAAATCTGTTCAGCAAGCGGAGTTGGATGTATTACAAGAACAGATTAAACCCCACTTTTTATATAACACATTAGATACAATTGCCTATCTAGCGTTGACACAACCGTCGGAGCAAGTATATGAAGCCATCGATACCTTGGGAAAGTTTTATCGGAAGTTTTTAAGTCGGGGCAGTCGGGCCATTACAATTAAAGATGAGGTAGGGATTGTTAAGGATTACTTGACGTTGCAAAGACTACGTTATGGGGATATTTTTGATGATGTTTATGAGGTGGATGCGGCATTGGAAAATATTCGTGTGCCTAAGCTGATTTTACAGCCACTTGTTGAAAATAGTCTCTATCATGGTGTTCGCCTAAAAGGAGAAAAATGTATTATTAAAATACAGGTATTTGAAGAAAATAAAAATATACACCTTGTTATTTTTGACAGTGGTGTCGGTATGAGTACACAGCGCATTGCTCAAATAATGGAAGATAGTAATCAAAAAAGTTTTGGGTTTAAGGGGACCATGGAGAGAATCCAATATTTTTATAATCAAAAGGATGTTGTTGAGATTACAAGTCGTGTTGGAGAATTTACAAAGGTTGATATTATAATTCCAAAAGGAGGTGTGCAAGTAGATGTATCGAGTGATGATTATTGA